In the genome of Bradyrhizobium ottawaense, the window CGAGCGTGGATTCTCGATGCTGGCGCTCGATTTGCTCGGCGACCAGCGCGACGACTATCTCGACGCGCTGTTGCGGCGCCGGGATCTCGAGAGCGCAATTCCCGGCGTCATGGACTATCTGGAGACGCGCGGCGACATCGATTTCGCCCGGGTCGGGATCATCGCTGACGGCTGGGGCTCGTCCTTCGTGGCGCGCGCGGTGTTGCAGGAGCCGCGGCTCGCCGCCGCCGTCTGCGACGGCGGCCTGTGGGACCTGCACGAGCGGGCCTTCTTTGCCAGCCGATTCGCGATGAGCGATGTCAGCATCGTGCCGGTGCCGCATGCGCCGCTGATGGCCTCCAGCGCCGACTGCCCGGTGCTGATCACGCTCGGCGAGGACGGCTGGCTCAAGGCCGACCGGGCGCGTCAGATCGTCGAGAACTCCCGGCTCGCCAGTTCGGATGTCATGCTGAAGGTGTTCAGCGCGGCCGAGACCGGCGCGGCGCAGGCCCATGCGGACAATCCGAGCCTTGCCAACGAATACATCTTCGACTGGCTCGAATCGCGGCTCGGCACCGCCGCGCGGCGGATCTGAGCGCGGGGCCCTAAAGCATGATCCGGAAAAGTGCGCAGCGGTTTTCCGAAAAGATCATGCTTAAACAACAACCTGAAGCGCGATGACGATTCATCCTGATCGCATCGCGCTTTAGAAGTCGAGTGAGATCCGGACGCAGGCTTTCTGGAGGCGGTTCTTCAGCGTCGCGAGCTTGCCGGTGAATTCCGTCAATTCGTTCTCGTCGAACTCCTGGAAGACGAATTCGCGGATCGTCTTGTACTGCTCGTTGAGGCTTGCGATGTGCTTCTGGGTCTTGTCGGTCAGGGACAGCCGGACCACCCTGGCGTCGGTCGGCGAGGGGCGACGGCGGAGCAGGCCCTTCTTTTCGAGCAGCTTGGACTGGGTGGTGACGAAGGACGGATCCACGTGGAGGAGCTTGGAGACCACGTTGACCGGAATGCCGTCGTCCTTGTCGAGGTCGGAGATGGCCATCAGGATCAGCCATTGCGGGCCGCTGATGCCGAGCGTCTTCGCCCAGAACTGACGCAGTTCCTCCAGATACATGTTGATCGACGATATCTCCCAGGTGAAGCGCCTGATGATATCCAGGTTGCCGATCGAGCGCAGGCGCGCTCCTTCTTTCCTCGTCGCGGACACAGCGTCACTCCCGTGAACCGATTGTTCAGGCCGGTGTTCGTGGAGGGCCATAGTCCACGCAAGCCTGCTCTGACGCAAGTGCAGGGCAGGGTAATTTCGTCACTAAAACTACAAAGATGATCAGCTCAGCGATCGGCTTGGTCCCGGTGTTGCGCGCGGGGCACAGGCTTAGCGAAAACCGGAAAGCTGACTTAATAAAGTATTTTGATTAGCGAACGACGCAGGCATATTGGTGCGCGACGGTGGGGGGTACTCGATCGTCCCGTTGCAGGTGGTTCGCTGACGTTGCTCGCGTCGAAAGCGGGTGTGTCCGAAAGCGGCCGAGCGGATTGATAGAGACGGGGATCTTGGGGGGCCTCACGGTCCGGTCTCCGTAAAATGAGCAACTTGGAGGTTTTTAAGATGAAAGTGGTGAAGAGCCTTTTGCTCGGCACTGCGGCGGGTCTGATCGCCGTCGGTGGAGCCCAGGCGGCCGATCTTCCGGTCAAGGCCAAGGCAGTCGAGTACGTCAAGATCTGCACGCTGTACGGCGCGGGCTTCTACTACATCCCGGGCAGCGACACCTGCATCAAGCTCGGCGGCTATGTGCGTGCCGAAGTGGCGCTCAACGCCGGCGGCAATTACAGCGCCCAGTACAACGGCGTGTTCGCGGCCAACAACCGCCTCACCAACTACTACTCGATGCGCGCTCGTGAAGATCTCAACATCGACACGCGCACCGCGACCGAGTACGGCGTGGTCCGCACCTATTTCGACGCGGTCTTCACCTGGACGACCGGCAGCTATGGCGGGACCGGTTCGGGCACGGGTGCGACCCAGTACAGCGGCACGATCGGCCTCAACGCGGCCGGCACCGGCCTCACCGGCTCGAGCGGCGGCAACATCAACGGCACCGACGGCAATCTCTCCGGCGGCGCGCTCGGCGTCTACTACGCCTTCGTCCAGTTCGCCGGCTTCACCATGGGTAAGGCCGTGTCGCAGTTCGACGCGCCCTGGATCAACTATCCCGGCAACAATTTCGACCAGCTCGTCGGCGGCAGCGGCACCACCAACGGCGTGACCCAGTTCACCTACACCGCCGACTTCGGCCAGGGTGTGACGGCCGCGTTCTCGGCGCAGGACCAGACGCAGGTCTTCCAGACCAACATCTGGAACACGGCGGGCATGTCGACCACCGGCGTTCTCGGCGGTGCCTACGGCTCGAACGACATCGGCGGCACCCGCTCGCCCGACCTCGTCGCCATGGTTCGCGTCGACCAGGCCTGGGGCCTGTTCCAGGCGTCGGTCGCCGCGCATGACAACCATGTCGGCTATTACGGTGCGACCGAAGCCACCGGTCATCCCGAAGACAAATGGGGCTGGGCCGTTCAGCTCGCGTTGGGCATCAAGAACATCCCGACCGGCGCCGGCGACGTGATCAACATCTCGGGCGTCTACACCGAAGGCGCGAGCCGCTACAACTTCCAGGAGCTGGCCGCGACCAGCTACTCGATGTTCGGCAGCTCGAACGCCGCCTATCAGAGCATCGGCTTCGCCGGCGTGTCCGATGCGGTGTTCGGACCGGGCGGCCAGCTCGAGCTGACCAAGACCTACGGCTTCCGGGGTGCCTTCACCCACAACTGGAGCCCGTACTGGAACACGGCGCTGTACGGCGCGTGGGCTGCGGTCAATTACAGCGGCACGGCGAAGAGCATGATCTGCGGCAGCGCGGCGTTCGCCACCCTGACCGGCTCCTGCAACCCGGACTTCAACATCGGCCAGGTCGGTGTCATCACCCGCTGGACGCCGGTGAAGAACCTGACCTTCTCGGCTGACTTCACCTACAGCCATCTCGACCAGAAGTATTCGGGCGTGATCACGACCGGAGCACTGACGGGCGTCGCCAAGCCGGCGGCGACCTACGAGCTCAAGGACCAGGACACCTACAGCATGCTGCTGCGCGCCCAGCGCAACTGGTAAGCTCGAGGTCTTTTGCGATCCGACACGGCCCCGGCGGGACACCGCCGGGGCTTTTTTGCAGGGCCTTCGGAAATCCGAATGGCCCGTGCGGAAGGCGAAGACGAGCTATGCGATTCCGTCGGCCCCGATTTATTTACTTACATGAGTTACTAAGCTATATATCTCTCAGCCAAATACGAAAGTTGCGGCTCTTAGCTTCATGCTAAGCCTCCAGAAACCTCCGGCGATGCCCCGCCGGAGGTTTTTCGTTTTTGGGAGGCACAGCGTTTTCGAGCGAAGTGGATACCGGTTCGCGTCAAGAGAACGCGTCAAACAGATGCTAGCCACGCACCACGCGGGCGCGTGAGTTCGGCCGGTAGGCGAGGCGGCTATGGCCGGCGCAATAGGGCTGAGCGTCGGACGCGGCGTTGCCGCAGAAGCAGAAATCCTCGGCGCCCGGCGTCGAGATCGGCCAGCGGCAGCGGTTCTCGGCCAGCTCCATCAGCGAGCAGCGATTGGCGTCGTCGATCGGACCTGTGGCCACGGGTGCGTCGGCTTCGCCATAGATCGTGGCGAGCATCTCGTATTGCAGCCGCGGCACGGCTCTCGGTGCCCGCGCCGGCCTGTCCTGAACCTTGCGCTCGTCGATGGTGCGGCCGCGCGTGAGATTGAGGCGGGACAGCTTGCCGATCACCGCGTTGCGGCTGACGCCGATGTCGGCGGCGATCTCGCGGCAGGAGAGGCCGGCCTCGAAATGCCGCTTCAGAAGTTCGATGCGCTCGTCGGTCCAGGTTTTCGAGGAATAAGTCCTCGCGGAATAAGTGCTTGAGGAAGACGTCGGCGCAGGACAGGTCGATGAAGACGTTGGTGAGAGAACAGGCATGTGTCACGGTCCCAGGTTGCAGATGTGGCCATCCGCCTTGCCGAGATCCGTCCGCCTCGCATTCGGCGCGCGCTCACGTCCTGCCATTGTCGCGAATCGACAAAAGCCCGTCCTTGATGGCGAGACGGATGCCTTCCTCGATCAGGGTACGTGCGACGCCGGGAACGCTGGTGCCGTGGGTGCCCTGTCTCACCAGCTTCTCCAAATAGGTGATGGTCGAGAGCGCCAAGGTTACGGGAATACGGTCAGTCTCGGCTTTTTCGGTGGCCATGGCGCGAACGCTAGCCTCTTACTCGGGTACATAAAAGTAACGATTAAGACTCTATTTAGGTTCGGGGGTGGAAGTCAAATGCAGGCTGAGCTTGATGCTCAGCACGTTGGAATCGCACGGGAAATTAGACGCGGCGAGGCGCGCCGCGCGGGAGTCCCGGCGGCGTGGCGTCGACAGGTCAGGAGGTGCGGGCCGGCTCAGCCGTGCACGATCGCCTTTTCGATCATGCAATGGATGCCCTTGGCGCCGTTGACGGTCTGGGTCACCCTGAGATCGGCGGCCAGGCTGCACAGCGTGTAGGCGTCCTCACGCGACAGGTTTCGCCGCTCGCCGAGCAGCGCGATCATGTCCCGCAGCGCGCGTACGACGCACTGGTCGAGGTCGGGATCCATCGCCATGGTCATGTAGTGGGTCGCCGTCTCGGCGCGGGGATAGTCGAACTTCAGGTCCTTGCGCAGCGTCAGGCGGAAGCGGCCCTGCAGCGCGGTCTCGATCGCGGTGACGCACACCTCGCCGTCGCCCTGCACGCCATGGCCGTCGCCGCAGGAGAACATCGCGCCCGGCACGAACACCGGCAAATAGAGCGTCGCGCCGGCGCCGAGCTCCTTGTTGTCGAGATTGCCCCCCATGGCGCGCGGGATCAGCGAGGAGATGCGGCCCCAGCCAGGGGGTGGCGACACGCCCATCACGCCGAAAAACGGCTTGAGCGGCAGGTCGAGGCCCCACGGCATGCGGCCGGTCATCCGCGTCCGGTCGAGCGGGATGTTGAGGATGCGGGTCTCGTGGAAATCGTCGGGCAGGGTGCCGGACAGCGGCTTGATCATGTTCCAGCCCCAATCCTGCCGGAGCTGGACGTCGAGGATCTCGACCGCGAGCACGTCGCCGGGCTCGGCGCCTTCGACCGCGATCGGGCCGGTGAGAATGTGGCCGGGCAGCATGCGCTCGTTGTTGGCGTGAACCTCGAACATCTCGGGGGGAATGTGAAACTTGTCGCGGTCGGGCAGCATGTCGGGGCCGCCGCTGATGGTGTCGACCGTCACCTCGTCGCCGCTTTTGATCGTCAGCACGGGCTTGAGCGCGGCTTCGAAGAAGCCCCAATGGCAGGTTTTGGGGCTGGAATGCAGGTGGTGATGGGTCATGTGCCGCGTCCGGTCGCTTTCATCAGGCCGGGCTTGACCCGGCGATCGATCCTCAAGAAGATTTCTGAAGATCGCCGGGCAGGTCAAGCCCCGCGCGGACCGGCCAGTTCATTCCAGCGAGGCTCCCCTGTTTTTCGTCCTTTCCAAGACGCTTGGCACCGCGTTGCTGCCGATCAACTTCATGGTCGAGCTCGGCATCCTGTCGCTGGTGCTGATGGCGACGCGCTTTGCCGCGCTCGGCCGCAAGCTTGCCGTGACCACGCTGGTGCTGCTGGCGCTGGCGGCGTTCTCGCCGCTCGGCAATCTCCTGATCTATCCGCTGGAGTCGCGCTTTCCGGCGTGGGACCCTGCGCGCGGCGCGCCCGACGGCATCATCGTGCTCGGCGGCTCCGTCGACGCCGATCTGTCGGCGGCGCATCGCACGCCGGTGGTCGCGCACGCCGCCGATCGTCTGTTTGCGCCGGCCGAGCTCGCGCGCCGCTATCCGAATGCGCGCATCGTGTTTACTGGGGGGACGGCGAACCTCGTCTCCACTGATGCCAGGGAAGCGGATTACTCCGCGCCGATCCTGGAAAATTTGGGCATCTCGAAAGAGCGCCTCGTCCTGGAACGCAGATCCCGCAATACCTGGGAGAATGCGATCTTCACGAAACAGCTGGTGGCGCCGAAGCCGGGCGAGCGCTGGCTTCTGGTGACATCGGCCTTCCACATGCCGCGCTCGATGGGGATCTTCCGCAAGGCCGGATTCGACGTCGAGGCCTATCCCGTGGACTGGCGGATGGGCGGGCGTGACGATCTCTTCTCCTTCACCAATATGGGCGCGGACGGGCTGGGCCGAACCGAAGTCGCGGTGCGCGAGTGGATCGGCCTCGTGGCCTACCGTCTGATGGGCAGGACCGGCGAGTTGCTTCCGGGACCGGGCAGGGACTAGAACGAGAGTGTAAAACAAGAACACACGGCGCACGATCGCCGGGCCGGAGGAAGCCATGCAACAGCAGAGTGCAGACAGCATCGATCTTGGCGGCCTCGTCGCCGATCTCAACAGCCTGCTGCGGCTGAAGACGACAGTGATCGGCATGAAGCTGTTCGCGCAAGCGGCAGAGATGGAGGCGATCCCGAAAATCCGGCGGCCGAATGCGATCCACACCACCGACCAGATCGTCAGCATGGCCGCGCGCCTGGGCTGGACCGTCGGCATCACGGCCGATGACCTTGTCGGCGCGCAATGCCGCGCGGTGATCGGGCTCGCGCCGCAGGACGAGAAGTGGCTCGCCGGCGAAAATTATGTCGGGGTCTGGCACGGCACGGCGGAGGACGCGCGCAAGCGCCAGGAGGCGCTGGACGTGGTTCCGTTCGGACACTATCAGGCGCTCGCCGTCAGTCCGCTCGCCAGCGGCCGGCTCGATCCGCCCGACATCTGCCTGGTCTATGCGACGCCGGGACAGATGATCATCCTGATCAACGGGCTGCAATATACCGGCTACAAGAAGTTCGAATGGGGCGTCGTCGGAGAGACGGCTTGCGCGGATTCCTGGGGGCGGGCGCTCAAGACCGGGGAGCCCAGCCTGTCCTTGCCATGCTATGCCGAACGGCGCTATGGCGGCGTGCCGGACGAGGAGATGCTGATGGCCTTGAAGCCGTCGCATCTCGCCAAGGCAATTGAAGGCATGAAGGCGCTGGCCAGGAACGGCCTGCGCTATCCGATCCCGCCCTATGGCATTCAAAGCGACGTCCGTGCCGGCATGGGCGTGAGCTACGCGAAGAAGTAAAGGCCAGTCATGAGCTCTGCGAAATTCGACATCGTCGTCTACGGCGCGACCGGATTCACCGGCCAGCTCGTCGCCGAGTATCTGGCGGCACATTACAAGGACGACAAGGCGCTGACATGGGCGATGGCGGGCCGCAGCCTCGACAAGCTCAAATCGGTGCGCGACGCCATCGGCGCGCCCGCGGATACGCCGCTGATCGTGGCGGATGCGTCGGACGCTGCCTCGCTGAAGGCGATGGTGGCGCAGACCAGATCGGTGATCACGACGGTCGGACCGTACCAATTCTACGGTGAAGAGCTGCTCGCAGCCTGCGTTGCACAGGGCACAGACTATTTCGATCTCTGCGGCGAGCCGGTCTGGATGCGCCAGATGATCGACAAGTACGATGCGGCGGCCAAGGCGAGCGGCGCGCGCATCGTGTTTTCCTGCGGCTATGATTCCGTGCCGTTCGAGCTCGGCACATTCTTCGTGCAGGAAGAGGCGAGGCGCGTGTTCGGCGCGCCTGTTGCGCGCGTCAAGGGCCGCGTGCGCGACATGCGCGGCACGCTGTCAGGCGGGACAGCGGCGAGCGCGAAGGCGACCTTCGATGCCGTCGCCAAGGATCTCAGCCTCGTCGCCATCCTCAACGACCATTTTGCGCTGACGCCCGGATTTACCGGTCCGAAGCAGCCGAAAGGCAACAGAGCGGCTTACGAGGAGGATCTGCAATCCTGGGCCGCGCCGTTCATGATGGCGCTGATCAACACCCGCAACGTCCATCGCTCCAACATGCTGATGGGCTTTCCCTACGGCCGCGAGTTCGTCTACGACGAGATGGTCCTGACCGGTCCCGGCGAGAAGGGCGAGGCCAACGCGAAGCGAGTGATGGCGGTCAATGCCGAGAAGACCGGGCCGAATGCGCCGAAGCCAGGCGAGGGGCCGTCGAAGGAAGAGCGCGAGAACGGTCTATTCAACCTGCTCTATGTCGCGATCGCGCCCGACGGCCGCATGGTCCGCGCCGGCGTCACCGGCGACCGCGATCCCGGCTACGGCTCGACCTCGAAGATGATCTCCGAATGCGCGATCTGCCTGCTGCGCGACGCCGCGGACGTTCCGGCCGGCTTCTGGACCCCGGGCGCAGCGATGCAGCACAAGCTGATCAAGCGGCTGCAGGATCATGCCGGGCTGACGTTCGGGGTGGAGGGCTAGCTCGGTGCCGTAGCAACCATTAAAGCACGCCCGATTTCCGCGAGCATGACGCCGTGCTTGCGGCCGTCAAGGCGTGGCCTGGCGGCAGTCGACGTGAGGTGAGACGAGCGCGACGGCCATCCTTGACGGCCGCGGCGCGCGGCGTCGTCTTGACGGCAGGTCGGGACGAAGAAACGGTCGCCTGATCGAACAAAGAAACGAGATCAGGTGACGGACACACTCGCGGTTCTGGGCGGTTCGGCGACCCACGGTGTTCCGCGGGCGACGACGGCGTTGATGATGACGATCAGCTTCCTGGCACAGGCGACCAGCGCGCGCTTGTGGCCCTTGCCGGCGGCGATCAGCCGGCTGTACAGGGCCATGAGCTGCGGATTCCAGCGGAAGGATGCCGGAAGAGCTGCGGTGTAGAGCGCCTGACGCAAGCGCTGGCGTCCGCCGTCAATCCTGCGGGCGCCGACATGCTTGCCGCTGTCGTCATCGTACGGCGCAAGCCCGGTGAGGGCTGCGGCTTGCTCGCGGGTGATCTGACCGATCTCGGGCATCCTGATCAAGATGGCAACCGCGGTCGGCAAGCCGCTGCCG includes:
- a CDS encoding YdcF family protein yields the protein MLPINFMVELGILSLVLMATRFAALGRKLAVTTLVLLALAAFSPLGNLLIYPLESRFPAWDPARGAPDGIIVLGGSVDADLSAAHRTPVVAHAADRLFAPAELARRYPNARIVFTGGTANLVSTDAREADYSAPILENLGISKERLVLERRSRNTWENAIFTKQLVAPKPGERWLLVTSAFHMPRSMGIFRKAGFDVEAYPVDWRMGGRDDLFSFTNMGADGLGRTEVAVREWIGLVAYRLMGRTGELLPGPGRD
- a CDS encoding alpha/beta hydrolase family protein, encoding MIPACLSDDWILCPEREDISAEFTRLLTAAQEGGATIAECLMIARQLKRGDDRSWHREWKKLAQANRQRAEAAFAEGHMASAQRNWLRAMNYYGAAAMPLDPADERRWVAVLAMQECARRYLAARGPAGEVVTIPWLDGHALQGYFVPAPTGSGLAPTVICIGEPGHRKEEFLFKLVPHARERGFSMLALDLLGDQRDDYLDALLRRRDLESAIPGVMDYLETRGDIDFARVGIIADGWGSSFVARAVLQEPRLAAAVCDGGLWDLHERAFFASRFAMSDVSIVPVPHAPLMASSADCPVLITLGEDGWLKADRARQIVENSRLASSDVMLKVFSAAETGAAQAHADNPSLANEYIFDWLESRLGTAARRI
- a CDS encoding MarR family winged helix-turn-helix transcriptional regulator; this translates as MSATRKEGARLRSIGNLDIIRRFTWEISSINMYLEELRQFWAKTLGISGPQWLILMAISDLDKDDGIPVNVVSKLLHVDPSFVTTQSKLLEKKGLLRRRPSPTDARVVRLSLTDKTQKHIASLNEQYKTIREFVFQEFDENELTEFTGKLATLKNRLQKACVRISLDF
- a CDS encoding GcrA family cell cycle regulator, producing MPVLSPTSSSTCPAPTSSSSTYSARTYSSKTWTDERIELLKRHFEAGLSCREIAADIGVSRNAVIGKLSRLNLTRGRTIDERKVQDRPARAPRAVPRLQYEMLATIYGEADAPVATGPIDDANRCSLMELAENRCRWPISTPGAEDFCFCGNAASDAQPYCAGHSRLAYRPNSRARVVRG
- a CDS encoding saccharopine dehydrogenase family protein, producing MSSAKFDIVVYGATGFTGQLVAEYLAAHYKDDKALTWAMAGRSLDKLKSVRDAIGAPADTPLIVADASDAASLKAMVAQTRSVITTVGPYQFYGEELLAACVAQGTDYFDLCGEPVWMRQMIDKYDAAAKASGARIVFSCGYDSVPFELGTFFVQEEARRVFGAPVARVKGRVRDMRGTLSGGTAASAKATFDAVAKDLSLVAILNDHFALTPGFTGPKQPKGNRAAYEEDLQSWAAPFMMALINTRNVHRSNMLMGFPYGREFVYDEMVLTGPGEKGEANAKRVMAVNAEKTGPNAPKPGEGPSKEERENGLFNLLYVAIAPDGRMVRAGVTGDRDPGYGSTSKMISECAICLLRDAADVPAGFWTPGAAMQHKLIKRLQDHAGLTFGVEG
- a CDS encoding porin, which produces MKVVKSLLLGTAAGLIAVGGAQAADLPVKAKAVEYVKICTLYGAGFYYIPGSDTCIKLGGYVRAEVALNAGGNYSAQYNGVFAANNRLTNYYSMRAREDLNIDTRTATEYGVVRTYFDAVFTWTTGSYGGTGSGTGATQYSGTIGLNAAGTGLTGSSGGNINGTDGNLSGGALGVYYAFVQFAGFTMGKAVSQFDAPWINYPGNNFDQLVGGSGTTNGVTQFTYTADFGQGVTAAFSAQDQTQVFQTNIWNTAGMSTTGVLGGAYGSNDIGGTRSPDLVAMVRVDQAWGLFQASVAAHDNHVGYYGATEATGHPEDKWGWAVQLALGIKNIPTGAGDVINISGVYTEGASRYNFQELAATSYSMFGSSNAAYQSIGFAGVSDAVFGPGGQLELTKTYGFRGAFTHNWSPYWNTALYGAWAAVNYSGTAKSMICGSAAFATLTGSCNPDFNIGQVGVITRWTPVKNLTFSADFTYSHLDQKYSGVITTGALTGVAKPAATYELKDQDTYSMLLRAQRNW
- a CDS encoding acetamidase/formamidase family protein; the protein is MTHHHLHSSPKTCHWGFFEAALKPVLTIKSGDEVTVDTISGGPDMLPDRDKFHIPPEMFEVHANNERMLPGHILTGPIAVEGAEPGDVLAVEILDVQLRQDWGWNMIKPLSGTLPDDFHETRILNIPLDRTRMTGRMPWGLDLPLKPFFGVMGVSPPPGWGRISSLIPRAMGGNLDNKELGAGATLYLPVFVPGAMFSCGDGHGVQGDGEVCVTAIETALQGRFRLTLRKDLKFDYPRAETATHYMTMAMDPDLDQCVVRALRDMIALLGERRNLSREDAYTLCSLAADLRVTQTVNGAKGIHCMIEKAIVHG
- a CDS encoding DUF169 domain-containing protein, with translation MQQQSADSIDLGGLVADLNSLLRLKTTVIGMKLFAQAAEMEAIPKIRRPNAIHTTDQIVSMAARLGWTVGITADDLVGAQCRAVIGLAPQDEKWLAGENYVGVWHGTAEDARKRQEALDVVPFGHYQALAVSPLASGRLDPPDICLVYATPGQMIILINGLQYTGYKKFEWGVVGETACADSWGRALKTGEPSLSLPCYAERRYGGVPDEEMLMALKPSHLAKAIEGMKALARNGLRYPIPPYGIQSDVRAGMGVSYAKK